Genomic segment of Aquarana catesbeiana isolate 2022-GZ linkage group LG02, ASM4218655v1, whole genome shotgun sequence:
GCTTAGGACGtcagcggtcctagcaaccaataacacGGTGAAAAGCCGGGAGAGGCAGACATTATCGGGATGTGAGACCTTCACTGCACACTCCTGGGGGTGAGTTTGTATCGCAGGTCCCGTAACCTGACAAAGTCTAAACAGAGACCGTGCCTGAAGTGAgtctggggacattggctgcaggCCACAAAAAAAGGGCCTTACAGACCAGATGTGGGACATGGGCTGGACTTCATCATGGCACTAAAATAATATATCTGCTACAACTTgatgacaatttttaaaaattaaaaaaatacataaaaattaaaaagcaaaaataatgaAATTGTAAAAGATGTTTTTGCAGGAAAgataaaaaatgtgtccaaattcaGTGACAAAATCTCTCCCAGGAGAAAAGTCTGGAGTTCCCCTTTACCTTCATTGAAGGAGAGGGGTGCAGGCCTTGGTGTGAATGGAGTGCAGTTGTAGTGTTCAGTTTTATCTGCTGTGGATGAACTCTGAGCAGATTTGGCCCGTCTCCCTCCAGCCTCCATAGCACAATGGTTTAAGCTGCAAGCTACAGTGTGTGAGGTTGCGAGTTCAACTCTCTGCGATGCCGCCGATGGTGCAAAACTTTACCGGGAACTTCTGGGGTATGGATCCCTTCTTCTCCGTGGTTATCACCGAACTAAAAAGGACTATTAACATGGATGTGTTTAGGCTGAGTATGAGCTGCTACTACATTACGCTGAGATATGAACAAACTCCGCCCCTCTTGGATCCTCCTCGTAGTGTGCTCAACATTGCTGATCAGTCCGTGTGTGAGCCGTGATGACTGCACAACAACACCAGAGAGCAGTAGAGAGCCCCGCCTGTTATATGACAGCATTAGACCTAAGAACACCTGTCTGCCCAGCAaggactatcacctaccacagcttCCTGACATTCAGCATCTGAACGAGTCCAAGTTGGCTGTTGCTGCATTTGAAATCGCCAAGCAAGTCCATACATTTCTTCACCAATACCACAAGTATCTTCACCTGTACCACCAACAGCCCCGCAATAAACAGGAGGACTGGAGGAAGATGATGGGACTTCTGCATGACCGATATCAGTCTCTCACACGCTGCACGCAAGGAGATGGCAAGCACCTTCTGAAATTGCAAATTGCAGATTACTTCAACCGGCTGGGGAACCTGGTGAAGAGAAGGAAGTACAGATGTGTCATTCGAGATGAAATCTCCACTTGTCTTTTAAAGTTGGGTGATCTCAACTCTCGCATGAGAGAAATTAAAACCTAACCGCAGCTCTTCTGTGTTCAGTGCCCGCGGCTGAACAACTCCGTATGAGGGGAGCACCATAAGAACATCACCTTCCCTGATGCAAAACCTTCCAACTACTTTTACTTACTGGACTGAAATAATTTACCACAGAAACGGAGAGGGAGAGATCCATCCAAATCTCCATTCAAGGCATGAGAATCTATCATCCCAACACCGGTGCCTCGAAAGCCAGCTTGAAAGAGCCCAGACACGCTCCCTGCTAAAGATAAACTTCACGGGGACGTGGCCAGCATGTGACCAAGGCAAGACATGCTTCCGTAGTGCTTTGTGCAAATCTGGGTTTTTATCCTgctaataataaggaaaaaaaaaagataaagtttGCATTCAATTGACATTTTGAATATAAATAGACATTTAAAGAAAGAACATATTGTACTCCTTTCATTTTTGCACCAGTGCTACACAAAATTAATTCATGCTTTATACACTATAGAGACCCATGCAGCCAGAAAGGAATGTGCTGTGGATCATTTAAAGGGGCCACCAGACGGTGCTACATTTTTTGACAGTGGGTAAGGAAGCCCATTCATGAACCAGTggattcaatgaaaaaaaaaatccaattcccCATCTACCCCccgattctggacagccgcactccgataaaagcctttattgtaatgaatagtcaacgttcatgtgacagcagaagcaggacaaacagctgacgcgtttaacaacatcattgttgcttagtcactaaacaacaatgatgttgtgaaacgcatcaactgtttgtcctgcttctgttgtcacatgaacgttgactattcattacaatcaATGCTTTtatcagagtgcggctgtccagaatccatttcttcaataatcctcgtgctgagcctgcacctggcttccactttgaggagggcgttttcttcagtacaccacctggagcggttcacccttttgtttgcttctcctagggggaggagctaccagctatgcggggaggagctaccagcttcgccgggggaccccagaagtcgaggatcggggccactctgtgcaaaacgaactgcacagtgggaggaagtatgacatgtttgttatttaaaaaaaacccaaaaaacaaagctttacaatcactttaaggactagAACAATTTAACGTTTTCAGTTTCTTCATGTGCTCTTTttgggggagatttcccctcatttcctatcCTTGGAAGTAGAGCCAACAGGCATAGGACATGAAAGGAAATCTGCCCAAAGATGACACAGACAGGAGCACTCAGGAGGGTGGGCTGTCTAgtagggggaatatgataggaTGTACTGTACTTGGTACTCTCTCCAGGCTGAGTGGAAGTCTTGCAGGGTGCACCTATTACGTCCCCAGTGTCCAATGTCTTCCAGTGAGCAACACTGACATTCCCAGGTTGGAAAATGGTAGAATGGATATATTGTGTTTTATAAATGAATCTCACTTCCTataatcatttattatattattggaATAACATCTGCTGACCTTCACTGTGAAAACAGTCAAAAACAATGAGAACTCATGTAAAATCATACAAATTCCATAACCCATAAAGAAATTGGAAAAATATGTTGTTTGATCACTGCAAActacatttaaatgtaattttaccaAACGCTCAATTAAAATCCAATCAGATCAGACTTTTACATTTCATAGGTGAAAAATCCAAAGGGGGTTGTACATCTTTACACGGGGCATCCCAATAGTAGATATGGGGGCAGGGGCGTACCAAGTGGTTGGCGAGACCGGCGCCCGCCAGGGGCGCAGGCCAAGGGGGGTGCCAATTGGCAGTTTTCTTCACTTCAGCACAGGCACAGCAGCGGTGGGCTGGTGGCTCCGAGCACTGCTGCTTGCTGCTGGGCTAGTGGGCTGGCCCAGTGGCATACTAAGTGGGGGGCgggccgccccgggtgccacaaactaggggggtgtcaggccacgcccccctccgTGACTGAAGAGGCAGTTTTGAGCAGCGGCACAGAGCACAGACAAGGTGACAGGCAGCGGCAGCTAACACACACACGGAGATACGGGCTTTGCGGGGGGGGTTGCGAGCCGCACCCGAGTGACACCCGTCGGCACACCCGGAACCCAGCCGCAACGATCCCCATCTCTCGTAGCCGCGCCGCGGCTCTGATAAGTGTCGGTtgtctcacacagccgagcagagtgaagccgcctccccctcctccgttACGTTTACACGTGCTGACTGTGCATGTCCCGCGCTGATCACCTGAGccgaggtacattatgggtctaaagggggggtctgcagtgtagggggggtctgtactgtaggagggggtgtctgtgctgtagggggggtctttactgtaggggggtctgtattgtgcCACCTCCCAGGTCAAAGATCAGGACGTTGCGTTCACCTCGGCTTCCTTTATCCAAGCCATAAGCAATGGCAGCAGCTGTGGGCTCAttaatgattctcagcacatttaaACCAGCGATGACCCCGGCATCTTTAGTGGCTTGGAGCTGGTAGTCATTAAAATAGGCTGGCACGGTGATCACAGCATTTCTCACAGGATGACCCTGGTATACCTCAGCTGTTTCCTTCATCTTCAACAAGTCCATAGAGGAAATTTCCACAGGTGCAAAGGTCTTCTCTTCTCCTTTGTATTCCACTTTCACGTTGGGCTTCCCACAGTCACTCACCACCTGGAATGGCCAGTGCTTCATATCAGACTGCACCACGGGGTCATCAAACTTCCTGCCTATCAGTCTCTTGGCATCAAAGACCGCGTTCTGCGGATTCATGGCCACCTGGTTCTTTGCTGTATCTCCGATCAGTCTCTCTGTGTTGGTGAAGGCCACATAGCTCGGGGTGGTGCGGTTGCCCTGGTCATTGGCGATGATCTCCACCTTGCCATGCTGGAAGACGCCAACGCAGGAATAGGTTGTGTCTAGATCAATGCCAATTGCAATGTCTTTGGGAGCCATCTTCTTGCTGGTGGATGGGTAGATCGCTATAGAATGTCTTCTCTGGGGTCAGTAGATGAAGCCGGTTCTTCTTTGCTGTGTCAGAAGATACGACTTCTCTGTGCTGTATCAGGAACGGAGTTGTATTCTCCTCTATGAGCTGAGCTCTGTCTTCTCTCTGGGAGTTTTACTATCTGCCTCTCTCTGTGCAGCTCAGCTCTATTTATACTCGCTGGGTCAGCTGTGAGAAAGTTCCTGACCAATCACGGACAATCTAGGCACACGCTTTTTGTCTCCCAGGGAACCAGCTGGAACCTTCCGGAGACTTCCTGGATGCATCAGCCAATCAGCACTGACCTGAGACAACGTCATACTCAGATGATTCAGGAATATTCAGGGACTCCTTAGGCTCTCACCAATTAGAGTTGGGTATGGTGATCTCAAAATGCCGGGAGGCATCATGAAGGTTCCAGAATGCTGGGTGGTATCGTGAAGGTTCCAGAATGCTGGGTAGCTTCACGAAGGTTGCAGAATATCGGGTGGTATCGTGAAGGTTCCAGAATGCCAGGTGGTATCACGAAGGTTCCAGAATATCGGGTGGTATCATGAAGGTTCCAGAATGCTGGGTAGCTTCATGAAGGTTCCAGAATATCGTGTGGTATCGTGAAGGTTCCAGAATGCCAGGTGGTATCACGAAGGTTCCAGAATACCAGGTGGTATCATGAAGGTTCCAGAATGCTGGGTAGCTTCACGAAGGTTCCAGAATATCGGGTGGTATCGTGAAGGTTCCAGAATGCTGGGTAGCTTCACGAAGGTTCCAGAATATCGGGTGGTATCGTGAAGGTTCCAGAATGCCAGGTGGTATCACGAAGGTTCCAGAATGCTGGGTGGTATCATGAAGGTTCCAGAATGCTGGGTAGCTTCACGAAGGTTCCCGAATATCGGGTGGTATCGTGAAGGTTCCAGAATGCCAGGTGGTATCACGAAGGTTCCAGAATACCGGGTGGTATCGCGAAGGTTCCAGAATGCCAGGTGGTATCGCGAAGGTTCCAGAATGCCGGGTGGTATCACGAAGGTTCCAGAACAGCGGGTGGTATCACGAAGGTTCCAGAATACCGGGTGGTATCGTGAAGGTTCCAGAATACCGGGTGGTATCGCGAAGGTTCCAGAATGCCGGGTGGTATCACGAAGGTTCCAGAACACCGGGTGGTATCACGAAGGTTCCAGAATACCGGGTGGTATCGTGAAGGTTCCAGAATGCCAGGTGGTATCACTAAGGTTCCAGAATAATGGGTGGTATAGCGAAGGTTCCAGAATGCCGGTGTTACGTGGAAGAGCACCGCTGTGTCTTTCTATATAACTGTGCAAATAATAAAATTATCATGGACAGAACTCAGCATGGAAGAACACTGTGTCCCCTCCGAGCAGTGTGCATGTGTATGCATGGATGGAATGAATTACAAATCAATGTTATTTATACAAAGTAACACATTAACCCTCCACCCCCTATATCTGTATATTACACCCTTTCCTATGCGGTACTTTTCTGGTGTATATGGGTGTTTAACCATTTCAAGACTGGAAGGTGACTAGATATGATAAGCCCAATCACTGGGATCACTACAAGTGGGAAATTACAAACCCTTGAATGACTTTAATTGTGTGAATTCTTCCTTCCTGATGAATACGGAGTCCCAATATTAACCCTTCCACTACTAAAGCGTCTCCCACTTCCCTAACAGCACACAGTGCTGCCTGCAAACATGTTTGGATCCTCCTGCACCCCAAAGTGGGAATCATAACACCTAGtagatttgatttatttatttcaggtacttatatagcgccgtcagtttatgcagagctttatatatacattgaacattcacatcagtcactgccctcaaggagcttacaatctaaggttcctaacacacacattcatacatactagggacacttTTGACAGTATCCGATTCACCTACCAGCATATATTTATAGTGCGGGAGGAAAACagagtaccaggaggaaacccacacaggcacagggagaacatgcaaactccatgcagatggtgttGTGTTCGGGATTCGAAACAGTAACCttttttttgctgctaggtgaaagtgctaaccactacaccactgtccaCTGTGCTGCCCTGTGCTGACTTTCATATCCAGGATTAGTGCTTCAAAAGTGACTGCTGCCCTGATAAATTATGTGTCATCATCGAGACATCCCTGCATACCACAGTGCTACCTACAACCCCCCAACCCTATCATGTCATTACCGTTTAGCCAGACCTCCCCCATCCAGAAGAATCCTTTCCCATAGAAGAAACCAAATCTAAACTGCAGACTAAAAACATCCAAATTGAAGGCCAAAACCTTGTTTTATGCATGTACAACTGATGGACATTATAGACATTATCGCTGGGTGCCTGGGAGCCTGCACTTAGCTTGGGAGAGCAGGAGGCACTTATAAAATGCTATACTGGGCTGTCTTGTAGAAAGGCTCTTACCAGGGCTTATAGATATCTGCATACAGGGCTGTAAAGATATATGAGAAGGAGGGATTTCAGGCAGCATTGGATGTTTTTTTGTAATGTTTGGGCATGGCACATAGTTTGGAAGGGTTGTAGGAACTTTAAATCTGGCCTCACAATTAGTAACCACTACGGGAAATGAACTCCATTAGTGGGGGAAAGCAGCTGGAATGTTGGTGGGTTTGCAGACGGTACTTTGCAGCCCATTGGGAGCCATTGCAGCTGGCACATTAGGAAGGGTAGAAGAAACTTTCTTTATAAAATGGTTAAAAACACAGACATTGGGAGGAAGCCAATAGTGAGGAAAGGGATGATATATCTGGGTGCCTAAATGCTGCCAGCAGGGTGGACAAGGATAATAAGAACATCCAGAAATGAGCTGCTGCTAGCCGTGAAAGGGTCAAACATATACAGACATTGGAAGCCACCAGACATTATAGGGTTAAAAGTTCCCAGCCATCAGGAAACATCTCCATATAAATAGGTAAATCCTATCCAGCCAACACAGACCCACAGGAAATGAAAGGGTTAATCACATCCAGCCATTAGGGAGCGGTTagccatgaaagggttaataaaatCCACCTGGAAGGACatcagtcatgaaagggttaatggtaTTCAGCCTCTAGGGAGTTGATAGACATGGAAGGGTTAATCTTATCCAGCCACTGAGGAGACATTTGTCATAAATTGGTGGACCCGTGTTCAGCCACTAAGGAGATGCTGATCATAAAGGGTTAATCATATGCAGCCAACATAGAGCTGTTAGTCAGGTTAATCCTGTCTATCCACCACAAGTCATGAAAAGGTTAACTGTATTATGCTTAATGGAGCTGCTGGTCATGTGAGTGTTAATATTATCTGGCCACCAGGGAGCAATTAGTCAAGAAATGGTTAATTGTATTCAGCCACTAGGTAGCTGTTATAAATGGAAAGGGTTAATCCCAACCACCGGGGACCTgcaagtcatgaaagggttaactctGTCCAGACAGCAGAGATCTGTCCCCAACATTCCTGTACATTCAGGAATCATCTAAAGTTGATGACGTTTGTCTCAGGTCAGTGCTGATTGGCTAATGCTTCCAGGAAGTGTCTGGAAGGTTCCAGCTGCTTCCTAAGGACTGTGCGTGATTGGTCAGGAACTTTCTCACAGCTGAGCCAGCGAGTATAAATAGAGCTGAACTGCACAGAGAGAGGCAGATAGTAAAACTCC
This window contains:
- the LOC141126517 gene encoding heat shock 70 kDa protein-like; translation: MAPKDIAIGIDLDTTYSCVGVFQHGKVEIIANDQGNRTTPSYVAFTNTERLIGDTAKNQVAMNPQNAVFDAKRLIGRKFDDPVVQSDMKHWPFQVVSDCGKPNVKVEYKGEEKTFAPVEISSMDLLKMKETAEVYQGHPVRNAVITVPAYFNDYQLQATKDAGVIAGLNVLRIINEPTAAAIAYGLDKGSRGERNVLIFDLGGGTIQTPLQ